A window of Vicinamibacteria bacterium genomic DNA:
TAGAGTTTAATAGCCACCATGCCGAGTGTGGGGATGCGCTCGAGGCGCAAGGAAGGCCCGGAAAAGCTCACCGGAGTCGCCAAGTACATCGACGACTTTCGATTCCAGGATGTCCTGCACGCGGTGACGGTGCGGGCTACCGTTCCGCGGGGCCGAATCAAGCAGATTCATTTCGATCCATCGTTCGACTGGACGGGCGTCGTCGTGGCGACGGCCGATGACATCCCCGGAGAGAACACCGTTCTCTTGATCGAACGGGATCAGCCGGTTCTCGCCCGCGACGAGGTGCGCCACGTGGAAGAGCCGCTGCTGGTGCTCGGCCATCCCGATCGCGCAATGGCCTACGATGCGTCGAAGCACGTTCGCATCGACTACGACCCGCTCGAGCCCGTTCTCGACCCCGAGCGCTCGAGCACGGTTTTTAAGAGCTTCGAGATCCAGAAGGGAGATCTCGAAGCGGGTTTTGCCGAAGCCGACGCCATCGTGGAAGAAGAGTACCGGGTTCCGCACCAGGAACAGGCCTATATCGAGACGAACGGTATCGCCGCCTGGGAAGAATCCGATGGAACGCTCGTGGTCCTCGGCTCGATGCAGTGCCCCTATTACGTCCACAAGGCGCTCTTGCCGATATTCCCTCGCGATCCCGGGAAGATTCGGGTGATCCAGGCGGCTACCGGTGGTGGGTTCGGTGGAAAGGAAGAGTATCCGAACATCATCGCCGCGCACGCGGCTCTCCTCGCCCTCAAGGCGAAGCGGCCCGTCAAGCTCGTCTACGACCGGCACGAGGACATGCGGGCGACGACGAAGCGCCATCCGGCGCGCATCCGCCACCGCACCGGAGTCAGGCGCGACGGCACTCTCGTCGCCCAGGACATCGATGTCCTCATGGACGGAGGCGCCTACATTACGCTTTCGCCCGTCGTGCTTTCCCGGGGCATTCTTCATGCGAGTGGTCCCTATGAATGCCCGAACGTACGCATTCGGGGCCGAGTGGTGGCGACGAACACCCCACCCAACGGCGCCTTCCGGGGCTTCGGAGCGCCTCAGACCCTGTTCGCCGCCGAGCTTCATATGGAGAAGATCGCGAAGACGCTCGGAATCGACTCCGTCGCGCTGCGGCGAAAGAACCTGTTTCGGCTCGGCTCGACGACGGCGACCGGCCAAGTTCTCCGCGAGAGCGTGGGGGCGAGGCAAACGCTCGACCGCGCTCTCGAAAAGAGCCAGTACTCTCGCCGAAAGAAAGCCGCCGCACGGTGGAATCGCGTCCGGAAAAACCCGACGTGGCGGGGCGTCGGCCTGGCGACCGTCTTCCACGGCGCTGGCTTCACCGGAAGCGGAGAGATTTTCCTCAAGAGCCGGGCGGGCGTGAGGTTGACCCCAGCAGGCGATATCGTCGTCGACGCCGCTTCGACCGAGATCGGACAGGGAACTACGAGCATCCTCGCCCAGATCGTCGCGGAGGCGCTCGACGTGCCTTACGAATGGATTCGCGTCGAGACGCCGGACACGAACCAAGTGCCCAACAGCGGACCCACGGTCGCCAGCCGCACCTGCATGATCGTCGGCGGCTTGCTCGAGCGCTCCGCCGACAAGATCAAGGAGCGGCTCGCCGCCGACGGAGTCCGCTGGCCTCTGACCCGGGCCGCGCTTCGAGGCAAGAATCTCTCCATCACCGAGGAGTTCGAGAAACCTGGGGAGATCGAGTGGGACGAGGAGACCTACCGCGGAGATGCCTACGGGGCCTACGGTTACGCGACGCTCGTTGCCGAGGTCGAAGTCGACAAGCTCACTTACGAGGTCACGATCCGGGACGTCGTCACCGCCCAGGATGTGGGCCGAGCCATCAACCCTCTGCTCGTCGAGGGACAGATCCTGGGCGGAACCGTTCAGGGCATCGGCTATGCTCTTCTGGAGAACGTGGTATTCGAGAACGGGGCCATGGCCAACGCTCAGTTCACCAACTACGTGATTCCGACGACTCTGGACACGCCTCCCATCCGGGTCGAGATCGTCGAGGAGCCCTACTCCCGAGGCCCGTTCGGCGCGAAAGGCGTCGGAGAGCTTCCCATGGACGTTCCCGCCCCGGCGATCGTGGCCGCAATCCACGATGCGACCGGGTTGTTTCTCACGGCCCTCCCCGCTCTTCCCGAACAGATCGAGGAAGCGTTTCATGATCGAGCTCCGCGTCAACGGTAGGAAGCGGCGTTTTCGAGGCCCGGCCTTCAAGCGCCTGCTCGATGTGCTTCGGGAAGACTTTCGCCTAACTGGCACTAAAGAGGGATGTGGTGAAGGGGAGTGCGGCGCCTGCACCGTGTTGATCGATGGCGAGCCGGTCAATGCCTGTCTCGTGCCCGTTTGCCAGGTCGCAGGACGCCGAGTCGAGACCGTCGAGGCCCTGGGCACTCCCGAGGGCCTGAGTCCGCTCCAGAAGGCGTTTCTCGAAGCGGGAGGAACTCAGTGCGGCATCTGCACGCCAGGAATGCTCGTCACGGCGTGGGCCTATTTGCGGTCCGGAGGCCGCGACGACCCCGACGCGATTCGAGTGGCGCTCTCGGGAAACCTCTGCCGCTGCACCGGGTATCAACAGATCGTGGAATCCGTGCTGACGGCGGTGCGCCGACGATGAGAGGCGACGCCCGAAGCATGAAGGTGGTGCGGCCCGGAACCGCAACAGAAGCCATCGAGCTCACTGCGCGGTTCGACGGCGCGGTGCCCCTCGCCGGCGGTACGGACTTTATGGTTAGCTGGAACGCCGGAGAGGCCAACGGGTTGACGGTCATCGACCTTTCCCGCCTCAGCAGCTGGCGTCGGATTCGGGAGGCGGGCAGGACTCTCCGAGTCGGCTCGCTCGCCACACACTGGCAGTTGCAGTCTCACGACGTCGTCCGCAGGCGATTTCCCCTGCTGGCTCAGGCCTGTGCCACCATCGGGGGGCGCCAGATTCAAACACGGGGTACGATCGGAGGCAATATCGCCAACGCTTCGCCTGCTGGGGATACCTTCCCGCCCCTTCTGGTGTACGACGCCAGGGTGAGACTGGTTTCCTCTGCGAGGCGGCGAGGCATGGCGATCCGAGACGTGTTCGTCGGAGTCAAGCGTACGGCTCTCGAGCGGGGTGAGCTCATCGAATCCATCGATCTCCCGTATCATCGAAGCCCATCGCGGGCGCTCTTTCGAAAGGTCGGAACCCGAAAGGCGTCCGCCATCTCCAAAACCGTCGCCGCCGGGCTCCTTTGGCTGCGCCGCGACGGCCGCATCCGCGAGCTACGCTTCGCCCTCGGGAGCATGGCAGTGACCGCTCGGCGGCTCGAGACGGTGGAGAGCTTCCTTCGAGGCAAAAAGCCCACGCGTCGGGTGGTCGACGAGGCCGTTTCCCTGCTGGAACGAGACGTCGATCCCATCGACGATCTGCGATCGACCGCCCGATATCGGCTCGAAGTCTCTCGAAACCTCCTACGGAGCTTTCTGCTTTGAGCCCGGTTTCGGCTCGGTGGGACGCGCTACGATGACACCCTTGCGCTCTGGTCGTCTCAAGAGGTAGTCGGCCACGTCTTCTGCGGTAATGACGACCTTCTGGTGATAGCTCGAAGCGTGGAGAAGCCTCGGGTCTCCGCGAACATGGAGAACGAACCCGGCATGATGGACGAGAAACCCCGGCCGTTCACGGACGAAGGCCACGATGTCGCCGTCTTCGAGCGCTGTCGAGGCCGAGCGTGCCGACTCTCGGGGCACCACGAGATGCGGAATCCCGCTGAGACGGGCTTCGACGCTCCGCATCTTGCGTGCGAGCTCGTCCTCTGCCGAGGCTCGAGCGAGCTCATGAGTCGAAATGCGAAAGAAATCCTTCCTGACCGGGATCCCACCCAGCTGCCCCGTCAGGTTCCTGAGCCGCCCTCTCGATTCGTTGTCGTCGATCCACTCGGTGAAGTAATGCAGGCGCGACGCGTAATCGGAGAGGACGCCGCCGCGGTATCGGCTCTGAACGATCTCTCGAGTGAAGCATTCGGCCGTGGGCTCACCGACGTAGCCGCATCGTGCGACCGCCAGGGTCGATTCGATGAAGGTAACGCACTCGAACCTCTCGAGCTCGATTCGGAGTCTCTCCGGCCCCGGAGGTGGCGAGGCAGCGGTGTCGTACGCGACTCCGTGCTGGATCCTGCCCGCGCGAGCCAGGTAACGACCGAAGGGTTCTCCCGGCCCCGGAGTACTGAGCTCGCGAAACCATGCCTCGAGGCGAGGCGGGTGCACGGGGGTCGTCTCTTCGGGGAGAGAAGGGGAGGCCAGGAACAGCACCAGCACCATCCCCGAGCGATTCGGGCACATCCTTCACAAAGCTTACGAGGCCGGAAGTGCCCTTGGCAAGGTTGCTTATTGAGCCAAACGGTTGTACATTTTTCTTTGGTACCTGGTCGGGTCGGCCAGGGAGCCATTTTGACGGGGGACCCGTCCCGGCCTCTGGGAGCGGGTATAGCTTGGTCTCGGGCCCGAGCCGCTGCGGCGGCCCGGACACGAAGGCCCCAACGCTCGAGCCGGCATCGAAGCCCTGATGGGGGTGCAGCATGGACGACTATGTCGGACATCTGAGAGAGTTCCGGCGCATTCTCCGGAACCTGGAGGGCCAGGCGACACATCCGCTGAACCGGGAGACCATCGATTCGCTCTCCCGGAAGCTCGACCGGGACGAATCCCAATTGAACGCCGACCGGCTCCAGAGCTCCATCCGGGCGACCGTAGATGCCACGGCGACGCTCGAGGAGCTCGCCCGGTACGAGCAGGACGTCACCTCGGTGTTCTACGAGGTCGTCGATCGAAAGCGGAAGGAGCTGGAACGCGAGCGCTTCCGAAGACTCCTCGATCAATCCGCCGAGTCGATTTTCGTCATCGAGCCGCACACCGGGAGATTTCTGGACGTCAACGAGCGCGCGGTCCAGTTGCTAGGCTACTCCCGGGCCGAGCTCCTCGAGCTTTCGTTGAACCACATCGAGGTGGCCCTGCCACTAACTCCTCCTTCGTCATGGAACGAGTGGCTTTCGAACGTGCCCAGCACGCCGGAGGTCGCCTACCTGGAGGGGATCCACCGTCGCAAGGACGGAAGTCGCTTCCCCGTAGAAGTGTCCGCGACTTTCGTTCCCATCGACGACGTCAAGCTGATTCTCTGCGTGGCCCGCGACGCGACCGATCGAAAGCGATCCGAGATCAGGCTGAAACGGCAATGGGCGTTCTTCAGCAGGCTGGCACACCGAAGCATCGATGGGGTGCTGGCTTTCGACCGCAACTTCCATCTCACCTACTGGAATCCTGCGGTTCAGCGGATTCTGGGGCAGCCACGAGAGAGCGTGATCGGAAAGAACGTTTGGGAGGCACTGCCGCAGCTCAAGGACCTCGGCGAGGACCGCTACTTTCGCGACGCTTTGGCGGGCACGACCTCGACATCGCGCAACCGCCCCTTCACCCAGGTGGAAACGGGCCGGCAAGTGTTCTTCGACGGATACTACTCTCCTCTCACCGAGGAGAATGGGGAGATCGTCGGCGGCATCGCCATCCTTCGTGACGTGACCGAGAGGCGCGAGTTCCAGCTCCGGCAGGCCCGCGACACGGCGGCGCGCCAGGACGAACAGAAGCAGCAGGATCTCGAGGAGAAGCGGCGGCTTTCGGCCGAAGTGGTGGAGCTTTCGCGAGAAGTCGACCGGCTCAAGAAAGAGCAGCTGCACGCCGGGCGTGAAAGGAGCGACGTAGAGTCCGCCGAGCGCGTGGAGGAGCTGCAGCTCCTCGCCAAGGGGGTGGCCCGAGAGGTCGAGCCCTTGATGGCCGGAATATTGAGTCAGACGGGCCTTGCGCTCGCGGAGCTTCCTTCCGGATCCTCGCTCCGACGTGGCGTCGAGGAAATCGAGGAAGCCGCACTCTCGGCCAGCGAGCTCGCCGCGATGCTCTCGTCGTTTTCCGGTAACGGTTCTGCCGAAGGGGGAAGGGTTCAGCTCGACCAGCTCCTCGTCGAGATCGAGCACTCGCTTCGGGCGCTTCTCTTGGACGGGCCGGCGGGATCCCTCGAGCTCGAGCTCGGAAGCGAAGAGGTTCCCCTTTGGGGCGACTCGCGTCAGATTCGAGAGCTGGTGATGGTTCTGGTGCAAAATGCCGCGGATGCCATGGTGCAAGGCGGCGGGCCCATCCGGGTGAGGACCGGGGCTTTGGAGCTCGATGCGAATGCCCTGAAGGAATTCTTCCTCGCTTCGGGCGCCAACCCGGGAACCTTCGTCTTTCTGGAAGTGAGCGATATGGGCGAAGGGATGGATGAACAGACTCTTTCCCGTATCTTCATTCCCTTTTTCAGCACGAGACCGGGCCACCGGGGGCTCGGGCTCGCTACGGCGCTCGCAGTGGTTCGAGCCCATGGAGGAGCCCTTTCGGTCGAGAGCGCCCGCGGACAAGGTACGACTTTTCGCGTCTACTTTCCGATACATTGAGACTGGCCAAAAGCGCGGATCTGGATACAATGCGGACTCATGGCGGACGCGGAGCTCGTCGAAATCCTGCTCCGGGGTGCCGCGGCCTGGAATCGATTCAGGGAAAGTAACCCGGGCCGGACCGCCCCGGACCTGTCACGGGCGGAGCTCGCCGGAATCGACCTGGGTGAGGCCGATCTCCACGGGGTCAACCTGACGGGGGCCAACCTGACGGCGGCCAAGCTCGAGGGGGCCGACCTGACGGACGCTCAGATGGCCCAGGTCCGAGCTCCCGATGCCCGTCTCGACGGCGCAAAGATGCACCGGGCCCGTCTCACCGGCGCCCGGCTGGAACGCGTCACGATGCTCGATGCGGACCTGACCGGCGCCGATCTGACGCGCGCCCAGCTGCTCGAAGCGCGTTTGTCGCGGGCCAATCTATCCGGAGTCCAGCTCCAGACCGCCAACGCAGCTCGCGCGGTTCTGGTCCGAGCCCAGCTTCCGGTGGCGAACCTGCGCGGAGCGATCCTATCCGGGGCGGATCTCGAGGAAGCCAAGCTTCCGGGCGCCAGTCTGGAGGGGGCGCGGCTTCCCATGGCCAATCTGCGCCGGGCCGACCTCACGCGAACCGAGGGCTCGGCGGCGCACTTCTGGAAGGCCAACCTTTTCGAAGCGAACTTGACCGGCTCGAGCCTCGGTGGTGCCCAGCTCGTCGAGGCCGATCTGAGCCGGGCGGAGCTTCCCCTAGCGGATTTGCAGGGCGCTCGGCTTCAGCGGGTTCGCCTCGGCGGCGCCGACCTGAACCAGGCCAACCTGAGCCGCGCCTGCCTCAAGGGGGCCGACTTCTCCCGAGCCGACTTGACCGGGGCGAGATTGGTGGGAGCGGAGATCGTTCGGGCGAACTTCGGCGGAGCGAGACTGAGCCATTGTCAGCTGTCGGGCGCGCTCTTGGTTCAATGTAACCTCACGCAAGCCATACTGACCGACTGCCGGCTCGACGACGTCGTGCTCTCCGGACTTCGGCACGAAGGGATTGTCACGTCCAATCTCGCCTTGACGCCCCCCGACGAGGCCGCCGTGTTGGTGGACGACCTCGAGATGGTGCAGCTGATGGAGACGCTCATCTCCGAGGCCCGGTGGCGAGACCTCATCCCTCGGAACACCCTGCGCCTCGTGCTCGTGCTCGGACGATTTCCCGACTGGCGCAAACCGCACCTCGAAGCAATCCGTGAATTGCTGAGGCGACGCGACTACGCTCCTGTGGCCGTGGATCTCGAAAGGCCGGTTGGTCCCAAGCTGCGTGCGACTTTCGAGAACCTGACCCACCTCTCGCGCTTCATCGTCGCCGATCTGGCTGGCAGCCGGGAGCTCGTCAAGGAATTGCAGCCTTTCGGTGTCTTGCTGAGGGATCTGCCTATCAAGATCATTCTCCCCGAAGGCGAGGATCTCGTGGACAGCCCCGAGTTCGCGGGCATCGAGCCCTACCGTTACCGTGACACGGAACATCTGGTCGAAACGTTCGAACAGAGTGTGCTTGCCCCCCTCGAGGTGAAGCTCGAGCCCTTCAGCAAGGCTCCGGCGCGCTAGAGTTCTCGAGTCGGGTCACCATGCGATAATGGTCGAGGTTCTTGTGTACGACGGGAAGGTCTTCGTCTCCATGAGCAATACGGAAACGGGCGACGTGTCGGCCGAAACTCGCTTCACCTACCGCCAGAAAGGCGACCTCGTCTGGGCGACGTACGAAGGCGGAGCCGTTCGTTTCGGGACCCTCGTGGCCAAGGCCGACGAGGAGGGGCGGCTCGAAATGCGCACTCAGCATCTCACGACGGCCGGTGAGCTCAAGACCGGGGAATGTCGCTCGATCCCGGAAGTCATGGCGGACGGGCGGCTCCGGCTACACGAGAGCTGGCGATGGACCTCGGGGGACGACTCCGAGGGAAGCTCGATCGTCGAGGAGCTCGCCGGATGAGCCGCGTTCGTCGCTGGCTCGTCATGATCGCGCTCGTCATCATGACCATCGCCTGCGACCAGACGACGAAGCGATTCGCATCGGAGAGCTTTACCCAGGCCGTGCCTTATCCCCTGGTCGAGGGAACCGTCGAGCTGCTCTACTCCGAGAACCGCGGTGCCTTTCTGGGCATCGGAGCCGAGCTCGAGCCGGTGACGCGGTTCTGGCTTTTCACCGTGGGGGTCACCATCCTTCTCCTCGTCTTCGCGGTAAAGCTCTTTCGCGCGCGAAGCGCCCTGGAGCTCGCGGGATGGTCGTTCGTGATCGGTGGCGGGCTCGGCAATCTCATCGATCGCGTGCAGCATGGCATGGTCATCGACTTCCTTCGCATCGGTTTCGGCGACCTGCACACTGGAATCTTCAACATCGCCGACGCCGCCATCGTGGCAGGGCTCGTCCTTCTGTTCCTCTCGACGTTCGCGCATCGCCCCGTGGTCGCGCGCCGGCGACCCGATCTGGCTTAGACGATGAACGAGACAAGGTCGACGTCTTGCGTCCTGGATTGTCCCGACACCTGCTCGCTCGAGGTCGAGGTCTCGGGCTCGGCGATTCGTAGCATCACCGCCGGGGCCGCGAATCCGGTCACGGGCGGGTTCATCTGCTCGAAGGTGGGACGATTCGGGAAGCGCGTGGAGCACGAGGACCGGCTCCTGTACCCGATGCGACGCACGGGGCCGAAGGGCGAGGGTCGTTTCCAGCGCGTGTCCTGGGACGAGGCCCTCTCCGAAGTGGCGGCGCGCTTCAAGGCCATCCGAAGAACCCACGGAGGAGAGGCGATCCTCCCCTACCACTACGGGGGGTCGAACGGGTTCGTCACCGACGAGATGCTCGACAGCCTTCTCTTCGCTCGCCTCGGCGCCTCACGCCTCGCCAAGACGATTTGCGCCGCACCCACGGGCGAGGTGGCGAAAGACATGTACGGAAAGATGGCGGGGGTTGCCTTTCCCGACTACGTCGACGCCCGTTGCATCGTGATTTGGGGGGCCAATCCGCGGGCATCCAACATCCACCTCGTACCCTATCTGAAGGAGGCGAAACGGCGCGGTGCCTTCGTCGCGCTCGTCGATCCGATAAGAACACTCCCTTCGGAGCTCCTCGACGTCCACCTGCCTGTTCGTCCCGGCACCGACTTGCCCCTGGCGCTCGGTCTCATCGACTACTTTGTGGGAAACGGCAAGCTCGACTCCGCCTTCGTCCGCGCCCGGGCGACGGGGCTCGACCCGCTGCTCGAGGCGGCGTCCGCGTGGCCGCTCGACAAGGCGGCGATGGAAGCGGGTCTCGGTCTTTCCGCCGTTCGCGATCTGGCGGAGCGCTACGCTTCCTCTTCGCCGGCCGTCTTGCGGTGCGGCTGGGGCGTCGAGCGCAACCGAAATGGTGGTCATGCGGTAGCCGCCATACTCGCGATTCCTTGCCTCCTTGGAAAGTTTGGCGTTGTCGGCGGCGGTTACACGCTGAGCAACAGCGGCGCCGGGCGATTGGTTACCGAGAAGCTCTTCCGCTTGCCGCCCTGGAATACGCGGATCATCAACATGACCGAGCTGGCCCATGTCTTGCGAGGCCCGCTCTCGCCGCCGGTGAAGTCTCTGTTCGTGTTCAACTGCAACCCAGTGGCGACGGTGCCCGATCAGAACGGGATCGTCCACGGCCTGATGAGGGAAGACCTCTTTACCGTGGTTTTCGAGCAGGTGATGACCGACACGGCCCGTTATGCCGACGTGCTCCTCCCGGCGACGACGTTTTTAGAGCACCACGACCTGAAGCGCGCCTACGGAAGCTACGTCGTGGGGTCTACCCGGCCCGTCGTCCCCCCCCGAGGTGAGGCGCGATCGAACGTTGCCGTATTCCAGGCCCTCGCCAAGGCGATGGGGTTCGACGACGATGCGTTCGGCTGGTCGGAACAAGAGCTCATCGACCGAACCATTGCCGCGATCGAGCTGAACGGGAAGGCGCCCTCATCCGGGCCGTTGAAGGGGGGTGGAGCGCACGGATACGACTTCGATGGCGGAACGCCGATTCAGTTCAAGAACGTGTTTCCCGAGACCGACGACGGCAAGGTACATCTGACTCCGCGGTGTCTGGGTAAGGTTCCTTATCGCTATCGATCCTTCCAGTCCAGCCATCCGCTCACCCTCATCAGCTCTTCGACCACGATGACGATCAACAGTACGCTCGGAGAGTTCAACTTGAGCCGGCTTCATCTGTCCGTCAATCCCGAGGATGCGCGCCGTCGCGGCATTCGAAGCGGGGACCGGGTGCGGGTGTTCAACTCTCAAGGAGAGGTTCTCTGTTACGCGCGCGTGGATCGGCGTCTCAGAGAGGGTGTCGTCCACATGCCCAAAGGCGCTTGGAGGAAAGCTTCGTTGAACGGGAGCACCTCGACGGCTCTCACCCCCGCGGAGGTGAACGAGGTGGGGGGCGGCGCGTGTTTCAACGACGCACGGGTCGAAGTCGCGCGTTTCGATTTCCCGGAGGTGAACCGATGAGAGGGATGATCCTGGGTAGTTTGTTGATCCTAGGGGCAGCAATCGGCCACACGGAGGAGACCTTCGAAGGCTATGTCACCGACGACATGTGCGGCGCCGAGCACATGATGGAGGGGATGAGCGACAAACAGTGCGCCGACGAATGTGTCGGCATGGGAGCCGCCTACGCGCTCTACGTGCCGGATGACGAGATGCTGTACGCGGTGGACGACCCGGAGAAAATCAAGCCGTTCGCCGGCGAGGACGTCGTCGTCAGCGGAACCCTGGACGAGGACGGCGAGACGATCCGCATCGAGTCGGTGGCGAGGCCGGAGAAGCGCTAGCCGAAGCCCTCGAACGGAATCGCCTCGTCTTCGAGCATGATCGGAATCGAGTCTCGTATGGGGTACAGGAACTGCCGGTCTTCTCGAAGGAGGCCCCCCTGAATCTTCTCCGATACCGCCGCGCCTCCGCGGTTCTTCACGACCCCCGCCTCGATCTTCTCGTTGATGCGATCGATGGTGCCGGGCTCTACGAGTGACACCGGCTGTTTCGTCTCCGGGCAGCACAAAATCTCCAGGAGCTCCGGGTCGATCATGACCATAAGCTAACTCCGTTCCCGGATAACTGCAAGGGTACGGCCGTGATCCTCCGCCTGTACGGCAGGTCGGCGTTCTGTCCCGCTCCGCCGACTCCCGGGTTGGGGAGCGAGAAACGCGGTCCATCCTCATCGGAAGGAGCACCCTGACCATCTTCCGAGGCCCCGGGGGGTTAGCGGAGTAGGATGGCCTCGCGCTCGTACTGGCGGATGACGAGCCGCAGGAGCAGAGCTCCGGCCACGAGCGTGATTGCGGACGAGACGCTCAGATGGAGCAGGCTCACGGTTTCCGCTCGAAGAATCTGATTGATGAAAACCTGCTGTCCCACCGTGGGTACGAGGGAAAGCCACAAAGATTGCTGAAAGGGGACGACCGCCATGATGAGAGCGGGA
This region includes:
- a CDS encoding Trm112 family protein, translated to MVMIDPELLEILCCPETKQPVSLVEPGTIDRINEKIEAGVVKNRGGAAVSEKIQGGLLREDRQFLYPIRDSIPIMLEDEAIPFEGFG
- a CDS encoding molybdopterin-dependent oxidoreductase, giving the protein MNETRSTSCVLDCPDTCSLEVEVSGSAIRSITAGAANPVTGGFICSKVGRFGKRVEHEDRLLYPMRRTGPKGEGRFQRVSWDEALSEVAARFKAIRRTHGGEAILPYHYGGSNGFVTDEMLDSLLFARLGASRLAKTICAAPTGEVAKDMYGKMAGVAFPDYVDARCIVIWGANPRASNIHLVPYLKEAKRRGAFVALVDPIRTLPSELLDVHLPVRPGTDLPLALGLIDYFVGNGKLDSAFVRARATGLDPLLEAASAWPLDKAAMEAGLGLSAVRDLAERYASSSPAVLRCGWGVERNRNGGHAVAAILAIPCLLGKFGVVGGGYTLSNSGAGRLVTEKLFRLPPWNTRIINMTELAHVLRGPLSPPVKSLFVFNCNPVATVPDQNGIVHGLMREDLFTVVFEQVMTDTARYADVLLPATTFLEHHDLKRAYGSYVVGSTRPVVPPRGEARSNVAVFQALAKAMGFDDDAFGWSEQELIDRTIAAIELNGKAPSSGPLKGGGAHGYDFDGGTPIQFKNVFPETDDGKVHLTPRCLGKVPYRYRSFQSSHPLTLISSSTTMTINSTLGEFNLSRLHLSVNPEDARRRGIRSGDRVRVFNSQGEVLCYARVDRRLREGVVHMPKGAWRKASLNGSTSTALTPAEVNEVGGGACFNDARVEVARFDFPEVNR